TCGCCTTTGCAGTACACTGTCtcatgttatttttcttaatgtCTTGAAGTAATTGAGTGCTGAATGTACCTTAGAGTCTCGTATTCGCTCTGCAGCAGTGGCCAGGTTTCCATCACTGTGTGCACGGCTGATGCTTGTGGAGGAATTGGACCCCGTGGAAGCGGTGCTACTGCTGGCACTGCTTACCATGCTGGCATTACTACTGCTGTGAGCACTGACACCGCTGGTGCTGCCACTGCTCGCCATGCTCCTCTTCCAGCCATCACGTGTCATGCTGGGACGCTGCCGTGGACTGTGCTCACGGATGTAGCTCCTCACCTAAATGAACAACAGATATCTGAATGTTTTTAAGAGTTTTACTGACTACCACATCTCAGATTAACCTGAaacaattttatgcacattGTATTAAACTAACCTACTTGAATGAGATAATAATGGGTGTGTGCGGGAGGGGCCCCTGTCTGCCCTTAGAATCATCAGTTCCCAaccatcctgtttgttttctatatATTACAAAAGCACACCGTTTTCTTGTTATTGTAagtttacacaaataaatatataatgttgtatcataaataaataaatgaaaaaatacaattatacataaaagctgcaagcagcattgaaagggccctcgcacccagaCTCACTGGTGGCCTTaagaaaacagtgaacagttgGCGACA
Above is a genomic segment from Megalobrama amblycephala isolate DHTTF-2021 linkage group LG14, ASM1881202v1, whole genome shotgun sequence containing:
- the LOC125246355 gene encoding protein FAM199X — encoded protein: MTRDGWKRSMASSGSTSGVSAHSSSNASMVSSASSSTASTGSNSSTSISRAHSDGNLATAAERIRDSKKRSKQRKMQQKALRKRQLKEQRQARKERLSGLFLNEEVLSLKVTEEEDRCDDVDVLM